One genomic region from Candidatus Binatia bacterium encodes:
- a CDS encoding type IV toxin-antitoxin system AbiEi family antitoxin, with the protein MSGTDLTPQLERLAELPFVEKPREVRCAGRGGRPLPDACIELTVGGRKRVLAVEFRRSDPISRISIDHWIARIGASRQDWILFANHVGPRLGKELREQRINFVDREGNCHLSIDEGHVAYIEGRKRSSPAWESHGMGRAGYQVLFALLANPGLTAGTVREIASSSGASKTAASSVLNRLERDGIVVDRNLLHPDTLLQRWLSGYADRVRPRLLFGRYESKIQDPNELDRFLERELSSQGEDSFVDGSKTIRWAWGGSAAEHRLLHYYRGTITVIHFDPAPSTAAKRWGLAPARAGAITFLGIPGPLAFQGAEPNTVHPLLIYSELLATGEERARDAAARIRERYLQHLS; encoded by the coding sequence ATGAGTGGGACGGATCTGACCCCGCAGCTGGAGCGCCTGGCCGAACTTCCCTTCGTCGAGAAACCCCGCGAGGTTCGGTGTGCCGGGCGGGGCGGGCGACCCTTGCCCGATGCATGTATCGAGCTCACCGTGGGGGGGAGGAAGCGGGTCCTCGCGGTCGAGTTCAGGCGGTCCGATCCGATCAGCCGGATCTCAATCGATCACTGGATCGCGCGAATCGGAGCATCGCGGCAGGATTGGATCCTGTTCGCGAACCATGTCGGCCCCCGTCTCGGCAAGGAGCTGCGGGAGCAACGGATCAATTTCGTCGACCGGGAGGGCAACTGCCACCTCTCGATCGATGAGGGACACGTGGCCTACATCGAAGGACGGAAGCGATCCTCTCCAGCCTGGGAATCTCACGGTATGGGTCGCGCCGGGTACCAGGTGCTGTTTGCCTTGCTGGCGAATCCCGGACTCACGGCAGGCACGGTACGGGAAATCGCGTCGTCATCCGGTGCGAGCAAAACGGCGGCTTCCTCGGTTCTGAACCGGCTGGAACGCGACGGCATCGTCGTAGATCGCAACCTCCTGCATCCCGACACCTTGCTTCAGCGCTGGTTGAGCGGTTACGCCGACCGGGTTCGTCCCCGGCTCCTGTTCGGACGATACGAGTCGAAGATCCAGGATCCGAACGAACTGGACCGGTTCCTGGAACGCGAGCTTTCCAGTCAAGGTGAGGATTCGTTCGTGGATGGGTCCAAGACGATCCGATGGGCCTGGGGGGGCAGTGCGGCCGAACATCGACTTCTCCATTATTATCGTGGAACGATCACGGTCATCCACTTCGACCCAGCGCCGTCGACCGCCGCCAAGCGGTGGGGCCTGGCTCCGGCACGAGCGGGGGCGATCACGTTCCTCGGCATTCCCGGCCCCCTCGCGTTCCAAGGTGCGGAGCCCAATACGGTGCATCCGCTCCTGATCTATTCGGAGCTGCTGGCCACGGGCGAGGAGCGCGCCCGCGATGCTGCAGCCCGGATCCGGGAGCGCTATCTTCAGCACCTGTCATGA
- the pheA gene encoding prephenate dehydratase — protein sequence MNAKRPDLQAVREAIEGVDREILAALKRRMDLVEQVARAKIESAAPFRDRRREEQIIDRIRHAATELGLDAHEIERLYRDIMEMSVAHQQALVRSLEGVPLRVAYQGVEGSFSHLTAQRRYAGREGGVLLTGHDTFRGAVDAVRDGSADFALMPIENTTAGSVHETYDLLAEGGVTITAEVVSRVEHCLLALPGAKLESLRTVISHPQALAQCEAFLRTIPWAVTRTEFDTAGSARKVREGNDPTVAAIASESAARLYGLEVLRRGIQTQEGNYTRFVEIAREAVACPPGASCKTSLQIALAHKPGALGDVLARFGARGVNLTRIESRPVLGSPWQYRFYLDLEGHAASEPVRAALEELKPVTTEVRVLGTYPRAEP from the coding sequence ATGAACGCGAAACGCCCCGACCTCCAGGCCGTCCGTGAAGCCATCGAAGGCGTCGATCGCGAGATCCTCGCCGCGCTGAAGCGGCGCATGGATCTGGTCGAGCAGGTCGCGCGCGCCAAGATCGAGAGCGCCGCCCCTTTCCGCGACCGCCGGCGCGAGGAGCAGATCATCGACCGGATCCGCCACGCCGCCACCGAGCTCGGCCTCGACGCGCACGAGATCGAGCGGCTCTACCGCGACATCATGGAGATGTCGGTGGCCCACCAGCAGGCGCTGGTGCGCTCCCTGGAGGGCGTGCCGCTGCGGGTCGCCTACCAGGGCGTGGAGGGCTCGTTCAGCCACCTCACGGCGCAGCGCCGCTACGCGGGCCGCGAGGGAGGCGTCCTGCTGACCGGCCATGACACCTTCCGCGGCGCCGTGGACGCGGTGCGCGACGGCTCCGCCGATTTCGCCCTGATGCCGATCGAGAACACGACGGCGGGGAGCGTCCACGAGACCTACGACCTGCTCGCGGAAGGTGGGGTGACGATCACGGCCGAGGTGGTGAGCCGGGTGGAGCACTGCCTGCTCGCGCTGCCGGGCGCGAAGCTGGAGTCGCTGCGCACCGTGATCTCCCATCCCCAGGCGCTCGCGCAGTGCGAGGCGTTCCTCCGCACGATTCCCTGGGCGGTGACGCGCACCGAGTTCGACACGGCGGGCTCGGCGCGGAAGGTGCGCGAGGGGAACGATCCGACGGTGGCGGCCATCGCCAGCGAGTCGGCGGCGCGGCTCTACGGATTGGAAGTGCTGCGGCGCGGCATCCAGACGCAGGAGGGGAACTACACCCGCTTCGTCGAGATCGCGCGCGAGGCCGTGGCGTGCCCGCCTGGGGCGTCGTGCAAGACGTCGCTCCAGATCGCGCTCGCCCACAAGCCCGGCGCGCTGGGGGACGTGCTCGCCCGGTTCGGTGCGCGCGGCGTGAACCTCACGCGGATCGAGTCGCGCCCGGTCCTGGGATCGCCATGGCAGTACCGGTTCTACCTCGACCTGGAGGGGCATGCGGCGTCGGAGCCTGTCCGCGCCGCGCTGGAGGAGCTGAAACCGGTCACCACCGAGGTGCGTGTGCTCGGGACCTATCCGCGCGCCGAGCCCTAG
- a CDS encoding DNA topoisomerase IV subunit A: MSDKVVPKIKKEAKAVEESILKKKKPVLKFPIRSLANVRYLEKEGYFEIRGKKKERTLTVNTVKSFAQTLRMMALSKSLVETDDIATKREAYYVSKNWGDARFLEQTESDTVMDDVEALFEVNREQMGFVPEEKGGDVSGALTVVDKDPETGRALHIDCTKFGSGAYSIPISVEDLEFETKAKFILVIETAGMFQRLVKHGYAKKANCILVSMGGVPTRACRRFIRRLADAKKIPVYVFVDGDPYGITNIYRTFKVGSGNAAHINEFFCVPQARFLGITPQDIVDYKLPTHPLKEVDVKRAKDAIKNDPFFHHHKPWAAAMEKLISMGVRAEQQALAAHGLNYVMDTYLPEKIAHPERFLP, from the coding sequence GTGAGCGACAAGGTCGTCCCCAAGATCAAGAAGGAAGCCAAGGCGGTCGAGGAGTCGATCCTCAAGAAGAAGAAGCCGGTCTTGAAGTTCCCCATCCGCTCGCTCGCCAACGTGCGCTACCTCGAGAAGGAGGGGTATTTCGAGATCCGGGGGAAGAAGAAGGAGCGCACGCTGACCGTGAACACGGTGAAGTCCTTCGCGCAGACGCTCCGGATGATGGCGCTCTCCAAGTCGCTCGTCGAAACCGACGACATCGCGACCAAGCGGGAGGCCTACTACGTGTCAAAGAACTGGGGCGACGCGCGCTTCCTGGAGCAGACCGAGTCGGACACGGTGATGGACGACGTCGAGGCGCTCTTCGAGGTGAATCGCGAGCAGATGGGCTTCGTCCCCGAGGAAAAGGGGGGCGACGTATCGGGCGCCCTGACCGTGGTGGACAAGGATCCGGAGACCGGCCGGGCGCTGCACATCGACTGCACCAAGTTCGGGAGCGGCGCCTACTCCATTCCGATCTCGGTGGAGGACCTGGAATTCGAGACCAAGGCCAAGTTCATCCTTGTCATCGAGACCGCCGGCATGTTCCAGCGCCTGGTGAAGCACGGCTACGCCAAGAAGGCAAACTGCATCCTGGTCTCGATGGGGGGCGTGCCCACCCGCGCCTGCCGGCGCTTTATCCGCCGTCTCGCCGACGCAAAGAAGATCCCGGTCTATGTCTTCGTGGACGGCGACCCCTACGGGATCACGAACATCTACCGCACGTTCAAGGTGGGATCGGGCAACGCGGCGCACATCAACGAGTTCTTCTGCGTGCCGCAGGCCCGGTTCCTGGGCATCACACCGCAGGACATCGTCGACTACAAGCTGCCCACGCATCCGCTGAAGGAAGTGGACGTGAAGCGCGCCAAGGACGCCATCAAGAACGACCCGTTCTTCCACCACCACAAGCCGTGGGCCGCGGCCATGGAAAAGCTGATCTCGATGGGCGTCCGCGCCGAGCAGCAGGCGCTGGCGGCGCACGGCCTGAACTACGTGATGGACACCTACCTTCCGGAGAAGATCGCGCACCCCGAGCGGTTCCTGCCGTAG
- a CDS encoding DNA topoisomerase VI subunit B: MAQALKKDTKKATSTPIARKPAPLKVPKGVKKIIHLTAADLAEKQREISVSEFFTKNRHLLGFDSPAKALLTTVKEAVDNALDACEEAGILPDILIEIQEISETRYRIAVQDNGPGIVKAQVPRIFGQLLYGSKFHRLRQSRGQQGIGISAAGMYGQLTTGKPITVISRPGAGKPAHKFDIQIDTRVNRPVVVADHEVEWMPQHGTRVELEIEATYKKGRHSVDGYVEQTAMANPHARITYVAPNGERLELERVAEEMPKAPLEIKPHPHGVELGILLKMLHETKAKNLGAFLSGEFSRVGPTVADEIARAAGLSAGYSPHKAARDQAEALYNAIQATKLMAPPSNVLSPIGEELLLEGLKKQIDARFYAATSRSPSVYRGNPFLVEAALAYGAESLPADELITMLRFANRVPLLYQQSACAVTKAVVGTNWKAYGLQQSKGALPAAPMILIVHIASVWVPFTSESKESVASYPEIAKEIRLALQDVGRKLGIYIRRGLREADAEKKRSYIEKYIPHIGIALQEILAISDKERDKVCDTLKDTLERSRQ; the protein is encoded by the coding sequence ATGGCGCAAGCATTGAAGAAGGACACGAAGAAAGCCACGTCCACGCCGATCGCCCGGAAACCGGCGCCGCTCAAGGTGCCGAAGGGCGTGAAGAAGATCATCCACCTCACGGCGGCCGATCTCGCCGAGAAGCAGCGCGAGATCTCGGTCAGCGAGTTCTTCACCAAGAACCGCCATCTTCTCGGATTCGACAGCCCCGCGAAGGCGCTCCTCACCACCGTGAAGGAAGCCGTCGACAACGCGCTCGACGCGTGCGAGGAGGCGGGGATCCTTCCCGACATCCTGATCGAGATCCAGGAGATCTCCGAGACGCGCTACCGCATCGCCGTCCAGGACAACGGTCCGGGGATCGTGAAGGCGCAGGTGCCGCGCATCTTCGGCCAGCTCCTCTACGGGTCCAAGTTCCACCGCCTGCGCCAGTCGCGCGGACAGCAAGGGATCGGCATCTCGGCGGCCGGCATGTACGGCCAGCTCACGACCGGAAAGCCGATCACCGTGATCTCGCGTCCGGGCGCCGGGAAGCCGGCGCACAAGTTCGACATCCAGATCGACACGCGCGTGAACCGGCCGGTCGTGGTGGCCGACCACGAAGTGGAGTGGATGCCGCAGCACGGCACGCGGGTCGAGCTGGAGATCGAGGCGACCTACAAGAAGGGCCGCCACTCCGTGGACGGCTACGTGGAGCAGACGGCGATGGCGAATCCGCACGCCCGGATCACGTACGTCGCCCCCAACGGCGAGCGGCTCGAGCTGGAGCGCGTGGCCGAGGAGATGCCGAAGGCGCCGCTGGAGATCAAGCCGCACCCGCACGGCGTGGAGCTGGGCATTCTTCTGAAGATGCTCCACGAGACCAAGGCGAAGAACCTGGGAGCCTTCCTGAGCGGAGAGTTCTCCCGCGTCGGGCCGACGGTGGCCGACGAGATTGCGCGCGCCGCGGGGCTCTCGGCGGGCTATTCGCCGCACAAGGCGGCGCGCGACCAGGCCGAGGCGCTCTACAACGCGATCCAGGCGACCAAGCTGATGGCGCCGCCCTCGAACGTGCTCTCGCCGATCGGCGAGGAGCTGCTGCTCGAGGGGCTGAAGAAGCAGATCGACGCCCGCTTCTACGCGGCGACCTCGCGCTCCCCGTCCGTCTACCGCGGAAACCCCTTCCTCGTGGAGGCGGCGCTCGCCTACGGCGCCGAGAGCCTCCCCGCCGACGAGCTGATCACGATGCTCCGCTTCGCCAACCGCGTGCCGCTCCTCTACCAGCAGTCGGCGTGCGCGGTCACGAAAGCGGTCGTCGGGACGAACTGGAAGGCGTACGGGCTGCAGCAGTCGAAGGGCGCGCTTCCCGCGGCGCCGATGATCCTCATCGTGCACATCGCGTCGGTCTGGGTGCCGTTCACGTCCGAGAGCAAGGAATCGGTCGCGTCCTACCCGGAGATCGCCAAGGAGATCCGGCTCGCGCTGCAGGACGTCGGGCGGAAGCTGGGCATCTACATTCGCCGCGGGCTGCGCGAGGCGGACGCCGAGAAGAAGCGCTCGTACATCGAGAAATACATCCCGCACATCGGCATCGCGCTCCAGGAGATCCTCGCGATCTCGGACAAGGAGCGCGACAAGGTGTGCGACACCTTGAAGGACACCCTCGAACGGAGCCGACAGTGA
- a CDS encoding ATPase, T2SS/T4P/T4SS family, with amino-acid sequence MAPFPHSTRTLTSILVECGIVTDEQVAQALARQRDTGLLIGETLVELGFTTEENIGWALSRQLGFPYADVHPSSVDPDMVKRFPEGLLRRIQAVPLFGTEEEITFAMADPTDVDAVAELKGAAGIPASLVIGGPASIRRVLDSVYGPPESGSPHAAPPPTSRRDIVWDRAGTNFLAYHLHAAIQARASEIHFIPAGADLTVAYRTDAGLVAQTPEQPETSLYLRARLGVLGIADVDDGRASSWGAAIVELGPDRIAVSACHSRTDAGVATVLRLAPAPAETPDLSLLGLSPLGEAEIREFIDGPEGLVVVTGPPRAGGSLVLASLAALAARADRRTLVFEPAHLLPYPPGTIRIPATDPARWEQLAVGLGADVVALDGVVNGERVETLFHGAAVGRLVFARTDWLDPKALLAHLTRSRAGRAALRDRPFALIALPAARREGSAVWVDPSRAEIQAGSLQVTILSDEKRDALAKDGGR; translated from the coding sequence GTGGCCCCCTTTCCGCATTCCACGCGCACGCTGACCTCCATCCTGGTCGAGTGCGGGATCGTCACCGACGAGCAGGTGGCGCAGGCGCTTGCGCGCCAGCGCGACACCGGACTCCTGATCGGCGAAACGCTGGTCGAGCTGGGGTTCACGACCGAGGAGAACATCGGCTGGGCCCTCTCGCGGCAGCTCGGCTTCCCGTATGCGGACGTTCACCCCTCCTCGGTGGATCCGGACATGGTGAAGCGCTTTCCCGAGGGGCTCCTCCGGCGCATTCAGGCCGTACCGCTCTTCGGGACCGAAGAGGAGATCACCTTCGCGATGGCCGATCCGACCGACGTGGATGCCGTGGCCGAGCTGAAGGGGGCCGCCGGCATCCCCGCCTCGCTCGTGATCGGAGGACCGGCGTCCATCCGGCGCGTGCTCGATTCGGTCTACGGGCCTCCCGAGTCGGGATCGCCGCACGCGGCACCGCCGCCCACCAGCCGCCGCGACATCGTCTGGGACCGCGCGGGCACGAACTTCCTGGCCTACCATCTCCACGCGGCCATTCAGGCGCGCGCCTCCGAGATCCATTTCATCCCGGCGGGCGCCGACCTGACGGTAGCGTACCGCACCGACGCGGGGCTGGTGGCGCAGACCCCCGAGCAGCCGGAGACCTCGCTCTACCTGCGCGCGCGGCTCGGCGTGCTCGGCATCGCCGACGTGGACGACGGACGTGCCTCGTCCTGGGGCGCCGCCATCGTGGAGCTGGGTCCCGACCGCATCGCGGTCTCCGCGTGCCATAGCCGGACCGACGCGGGTGTCGCCACCGTGCTTCGCCTGGCCCCGGCGCCGGCGGAGACGCCGGATCTCTCCCTTCTCGGGCTCTCTCCGCTCGGCGAGGCCGAGATCCGCGAGTTCATCGACGGCCCCGAGGGGCTCGTCGTCGTGACCGGCCCTCCGCGGGCGGGAGGCTCCCTGGTGCTCGCCTCCCTCGCCGCGCTGGCGGCACGCGCCGACCGCCGGACGCTGGTGTTCGAGCCGGCCCATCTGCTCCCCTATCCCCCCGGCACGATCCGCATCCCGGCGACCGACCCGGCGCGCTGGGAGCAGCTCGCGGTCGGATTGGGCGCCGACGTCGTCGCCCTGGACGGCGTGGTCAACGGCGAGCGGGTCGAAACTCTGTTCCACGGGGCCGCCGTGGGCCGTCTCGTCTTCGCGCGCACGGACTGGCTCGACCCCAAGGCACTCCTCGCCCATCTGACCCGGAGCCGCGCCGGCCGCGCCGCTCTGCGCGACCGCCCCTTCGCCTTGATCGCCCTCCCCGCGGCCCGCCGCGAGGGCTCCGCCGTCTGGGTGGACCCGTCGCGCGCCGAGATCCAGGCGGGAAGCCTGCAGGTCACGATCCTCTCGGATGAGAAACGGGACGCGCTCGCGAAGGACGGAGGCCGCTGA
- a CDS encoding type IV pilus twitching motility protein PilT, which produces MPLDVKTLLQATVESGASDLHISSGMPPMIRLRGEMVRSQSPSLSDADARALLSPLMNDGQRKLFEERREIDFAFEIPGLSRFRANIFEQRRGIGGVFRVIATKIRTLDELGAPKILRDLALKERGLVLVTGPTGSGKSTTLAAMIDFVNSSRAGHIITIEDPIEFVHESKSCLINQREIGAHTDSFAAALRSALREDPDILLVGELRDLETTALAITAAETGHLVFGTLHTNSAAKTIDRLIDIFPADRQSQVRTMVSESLEGVIAQSLIPTADGKSRVAALEILVGVPALRNLVREDKTTQIQSVMQVGAQHGMQTLDQALKDLVIAGKITREAAAERSTNPKLFEGPHGGTPGAPAGAGAAAAASRA; this is translated from the coding sequence ATGCCGCTCGACGTGAAGACCCTGCTCCAGGCGACGGTCGAATCCGGCGCTTCGGATCTCCACATCTCCTCCGGCATGCCCCCGATGATCCGCCTGCGCGGCGAGATGGTGCGCTCGCAGTCGCCCTCGCTCTCCGACGCCGACGCGCGCGCGCTCCTCTCCCCCCTGATGAACGACGGCCAGCGGAAGCTGTTCGAGGAACGGCGCGAGATCGACTTCGCGTTCGAGATCCCGGGACTCTCGCGGTTTCGCGCCAACATCTTCGAGCAGCGGCGCGGGATCGGGGGCGTGTTCCGGGTGATCGCGACCAAGATCCGCACGCTGGACGAGCTCGGCGCGCCCAAGATCCTCCGCGACCTGGCGCTCAAGGAGCGCGGGCTGGTGCTGGTGACCGGTCCCACGGGCAGCGGCAAGTCGACGACGCTCGCCGCCATGATCGATTTCGTGAACTCGAGCCGCGCCGGGCACATCATCACGATCGAGGACCCGATCGAGTTCGTGCACGAGTCCAAGAGCTGTCTCATCAACCAGCGGGAAATCGGCGCCCATACCGATTCCTTCGCGGCCGCGCTCCGGAGCGCCCTGCGCGAGGATCCGGACATCCTCCTCGTGGGCGAGCTCCGCGACCTCGAGACGACGGCGCTCGCGATCACGGCCGCCGAGACGGGACACCTCGTCTTTGGCACGCTTCATACGAACTCCGCCGCGAAGACGATCGACCGGCTCATCGACATCTTCCCCGCGGATCGCCAGTCGCAGGTGCGGACGATGGTGAGCGAGTCGCTGGAAGGGGTGATCGCCCAGAGCCTGATCCCCACCGCCGACGGCAAAAGCCGCGTCGCCGCCCTCGAGATCCTGGTCGGGGTCCCCGCGCTCCGGAACCTGGTGCGGGAGGACAAGACGACGCAGATCCAGAGCGTCATGCAGGTCGGGGCGCAGCACGGGATGCAGACCCTGGACCAGGCGCTCAAGGATCTCGTGATCGCAGGGAAGATCACGCGCGAGGCGGCGGCCGAGCGCTCGACCAATCCGAAGCTCTTCGAGGGGCCGCACGGGGGCACGCCGGGAGCGCCCGCGGGAGCCGGAGCGGCCGCGGCGGCGTCGCGGGCCTAG
- a CDS encoding HAD hydrolase-like protein, producing the protein MRLVLFDIDGTLLREGLAPKIAFARALRETYATTGPINDFKFAGMTDPQCVTEIMRLAGIDDDVIHSRRKECLRRYVEHLHVEMPNHDGARLFPGVRELLERLNKLDDVMVGLLTGNILRGAELKLRRWNLEPYFRFGAYGDDHEDRSVLAQIALEKARALTGRVFSGADTTVVGDTPRDVSCARAIGARAVVVATGQVSRSELAESAPDAILDSFENHEAALRAIFP; encoded by the coding sequence ATGCGCCTCGTCTTGTTCGACATCGACGGCACCCTGCTCCGCGAGGGGCTCGCGCCCAAGATCGCCTTCGCGCGCGCGCTCCGCGAGACCTACGCCACCACCGGACCAATCAACGATTTCAAGTTCGCGGGCATGACCGATCCGCAGTGCGTCACCGAGATCATGCGGCTCGCCGGGATCGACGACGACGTGATCCACTCCCGGCGCAAGGAATGCCTCCGCCGCTACGTCGAGCACCTCCACGTGGAGATGCCGAACCACGACGGCGCCCGGCTCTTCCCCGGCGTGCGCGAGCTGCTCGAGCGGCTGAACAAGCTGGACGACGTGATGGTGGGGCTTCTGACCGGGAACATCCTGCGCGGCGCCGAGCTCAAGCTGCGCCGCTGGAACCTGGAGCCCTATTTCCGCTTCGGCGCCTACGGCGACGACCACGAGGACCGCTCCGTGCTGGCCCAGATCGCTCTGGAGAAGGCGCGCGCGCTGACCGGGCGGGTCTTCAGCGGCGCGGACACGACGGTGGTGGGCGACACGCCGCGCGACGTCTCCTGCGCGCGCGCGATCGGAGCCCGCGCGGTCGTGGTGGCCACCGGCCAGGTCTCGCGGTCCGAGCTGGCCGAGTCGGCGCCGGACGCCATCCTCGATTCCTTCGAGAATCACGAAGCCGCGCTTCGCGCGATCTTTCCGTAG